In Bacillus toyonensis BCT-7112, a single window of DNA contains:
- the rplX gene encoding 50S ribosomal protein L24, translating into MHVKKGDKVQVITGKDKGKQGVILVAFPKQNRVIVEGVNIVKKHSKPSQLNPQGGIITKEAPIHVSNVMILDPKTGEPTRVGFKVEDGKKVRIAKKSGELLDK; encoded by the coding sequence ATGCATGTAAAAAAAGGTGATAAAGTACAGGTAATCACTGGTAAAGACAAAGGAAAACAAGGCGTTATCCTTGTGGCTTTCCCAAAGCAAAACCGTGTTATCGTTGAGGGTGTCAATATCGTTAAGAAGCACTCTAAGCCATCTCAATTAAATCCACAAGGTGGAATTATTACTAAAGAAGCACCTATTCACGTTTCTAACGTTATGATTTTAGATCCGAAAACAGGTGAACCTACTCGTGTAGGCTTCAAAGTAGAAGATGGTAAAAAAGTTCGTATTGCAAAAAAATCTGGTGAATTATTAGATAAATAA
- the rplE gene encoding 50S ribosomal protein L5 codes for MNRLKEKFQKEITPALVSKFNYKSVMEVPKIEKIVINTGVGDAVSNSKALDNAVEELTQIAGQKPVVTRAKKSIAGFRLREGMPIGAKVTLRGEQMYEFFDKLVSVSLPRVRDFRGVSKKSFDGRGNYTLGVKEQLIFPEIDYDKVSKVRGMDIVIVTTAKTDEEARELLTQFGMPFQK; via the coding sequence TTGAATCGCCTTAAAGAGAAGTTCCAAAAGGAAATTACTCCTGCTCTAGTGAGCAAGTTTAACTATAAATCTGTGATGGAAGTACCGAAAATCGAAAAGATCGTAATCAACACTGGTGTTGGTGACGCGGTATCTAACTCAAAAGCTTTAGACAATGCAGTAGAAGAATTAACACAAATCGCAGGTCAAAAACCTGTTGTAACTCGTGCTAAAAAATCAATCGCTGGTTTCCGTCTTCGTGAAGGTATGCCAATCGGTGCGAAAGTAACTTTACGCGGCGAGCAAATGTATGAGTTCTTCGACAAATTAGTGTCAGTTTCTTTACCACGTGTACGTGATTTCCGTGGTGTTTCTAAGAAATCATTCGATGGTCGTGGGAACTACACATTAGGTGTTAAAGAGCAACTTATCTTCCCTGAGATCGATTATGATAAAGTAAGCAAAGTCCGCGGTATGGACATCGTAATCGTTACTACAGCGAAAACTGATGAAGAAGCTCGTGAACTTTTAACACAATTCGGTATGCCATTCCAAAAATAA
- the rpsN gene encoding 30S ribosomal protein S14, producing MAKKSMIAKQKRTPKFKVQEYTRCERCGRPHSVYRKFKLCRICFRELAYKGQIPGVKKASW from the coding sequence GTGGCTAAAAAATCTATGATAGCGAAACAAAAGCGTACTCCTAAGTTTAAAGTACAAGAGTATACACGTTGCGAACGCTGCGGTCGTCCGCATTCTGTATACCGCAAATTTAAACTTTGCCGTATTTGTTTCCGTGAACTTGCATATAAAGGTCAAATTCCTGGTGTTAAAAAAGCTAGTTGGTAA
- the rpsH gene encoding 30S ribosomal protein S8 translates to MVMTDPIADMLTRIRNANMVRHEKLEVPASKIKKEIAELLKREGFIRDVEYIEDNKQGILRIFLKYGANNERVITGLKRISKPGLRVYAKADEVPRVLNGLGIALVSTSKGVMTDKDARQLQTGGEVVAYVW, encoded by the coding sequence ATGGTGATGACAGATCCAATTGCAGACATGCTTACTCGCATCCGTAATGCGAACATGGTACGTCATGAGAAATTAGAGGTTCCTGCTTCTAAAATCAAAAAAGAGATCGCTGAACTTTTAAAACGTGAAGGTTTCATTCGTGATGTAGAATACATCGAGGATAACAAACAAGGTATCCTTCGTATTTTCCTGAAATATGGTGCAAACAATGAACGTGTAATCACTGGATTAAAACGTATCAGTAAACCTGGCTTACGCGTTTACGCTAAAGCTGATGAAGTACCACGTGTACTTAACGGATTAGGTATCGCTCTTGTTTCTACATCTAAGGGAGTAATGACAGACAAAGATGCTCGTCAATTACAAACTGGTGGAGAAGTAGTAGCATACGTTTGGTAA
- the rplF gene encoding 50S ribosomal protein L6: MSRIGKKILEIPAGVTITIAEDNTVTVKGPKGELTRKFNADMSIKIEENTLTVERPSEQKEHRALHGTTRALIGNMVEGVTTGFARGLELVGVGYRAQKQGDKLVLSVGYSHPVEMTPEAGIEVEVPAPTKIVIKGIDKQRVGEFAANIRAVRAPEPYKGKGIRYEGEVVRRKEGKTAK, from the coding sequence ATGTCTCGTATTGGTAAAAAGATTCTTGAAATCCCTGCAGGTGTTACTATTACAATTGCAGAAGACAATACTGTAACAGTAAAAGGCCCTAAAGGTGAATTAACTCGTAAATTCAATGCTGATATGTCTATCAAAATTGAAGAAAATACACTAACAGTTGAGCGTCCATCTGAACAGAAGGAACACCGTGCATTACACGGTACAACTCGTGCTTTAATCGGAAACATGGTTGAAGGTGTAACTACAGGTTTCGCACGCGGACTTGAATTAGTCGGTGTTGGTTACCGTGCTCAAAAACAAGGAGATAAACTTGTATTAAGCGTAGGTTATTCTCATCCAGTAGAAATGACTCCGGAAGCAGGTATCGAAGTTGAAGTACCTGCACCAACTAAAATCGTAATTAAAGGTATCGACAAGCAACGTGTTGGCGAATTTGCTGCTAACATCCGTGCTGTACGTGCTCCTGAGCCATATAAAGGTAAAGGTATTCGTTACGAAGGCGAAGTTGTTCGTCGTAAAGAAGGTAAAACTGCTAAGTAA